The following coding sequences lie in one Miscanthus floridulus cultivar M001 chromosome 9, ASM1932011v1, whole genome shotgun sequence genomic window:
- the LOC136483064 gene encoding putative serpin-Z6A yields METAVAAARQHASSGLTSLSHRLAKQFTAAHGDAARNLVFSPLSIYSALSLVAAGAQGKTLREVLDLLGTGSREDLHMDVRRMVQQAIPARPQDGGPRVSYASGLWHDSRRTPKPAYRDVAAASFRSVVRAVDFLTKAEEARIQINSWVGESTNNLIDSILAPGSVNSTTRLVVTNAIYFKGRWDTPFEKQRTKEDKFHRLDGSSVTAQFMNSSKRQFIGVHDGFKVLRMPYTYRMHRAPGLPRTIPPRYSMCVLLPDTRDGLQGLMDAVASSPSFLQDNLPRNKVKVGEFRVPRFKMSFTKSMREDLQDLGVQAVFSGAAELPDLLEEDGSHEPLFLGDVLHKAVIEVNEEGTEAAAVTACLMLGSCGPGRQPPPPVDFVADHPFAFFVVEEVSGAILFAGHVLDPTQS; encoded by the exons ATGGAaacggcagtggcggcggcgcggcagcACGCAAGCTCCGGCCTCACGTCTCTGTCCCACCGCCTCGCGAAGCAGTTTACCGCCGCGCATGGCGACGCCGCACGCAACCTCGTCTTCTCGCCGCTGTCCATCTACTCCGCGCTCTCCCTCGTCGCCGCCGGTGCCCAGGGAAAAACCCTGCGCGAGGTTCTCGACCTGCTAGGCACAGGGTCCCGTGAGGACCTCCATATGGACGTCAGGCGCATGGTCCAGCAGGCCATCCCGGCCAGGCCGCAGGACGGAGGCCCGCGCGTGTCCTACGCGTCCGGCCTATGGCACGACTCCAGGCGGACGCCGAAGCCGGCGTACCGCGACGTCGCCGCCGCGTCCTTCAGGTCTGTCGTGCGCGCCGTCGACTTCCTCACCAAG GCTGAGGAAGCAAGGATCCAGATCAACAGTTGGGTCGGTGAGTCAACGAACAACCTCATCGACTCTATCCTTGCTCCAGGATCCGTGAACAGCACCACGCGCCTCGTGGTCACCAACGCCATCTACTTCAAGGGCAGGTGGGACACGCCATTCGAGAAGCAAAGGACGAAGGAGGACAAGTTCCACCGGCTCGACGGCAGCTCCGTCACAGCCCAGTTCATGAACAGTTCTAAACGCCAGTTCATCGGCGTGCACGACGGGTTCAAGGTGCTCAGGATGCCCTACACGTACAGGATGCACAGGGCGCCAGGTCTTCCCAGAACCATCCCACCACGATACTCCATGTGCGTCCTCCTGCCGGACACGCGCGACGGCCTGCAGGGCCTCATGGACGCCGTGGCGTCCAGCCCGAGCTTCCTTCAGGACAACCTGCCGCGGAACAAAGTCAAGGTTGGGGAGTTCCGGGTTCCCAGGTTCAAGATGTCCTTCACCAAATCTATGAGAGAGGACCTCCAGGATCTCGGCGTCCAGGCCGTGTTCTCAGGGGCAGCCGAGCTGCCTGACTTGCTGGAGGAAGACGGGTCGCATGAACCGTTGTTTCTTGGGGACGTCCTGCACAAGGCTGTGATCGAAGTGAATGAGGAAGGGACAGAGGCCGCAGCTGTTACTGCTTGCCTTATGCTTGGTTCATGTGGACCGGGGCGGCAGCCTCCGCCGCCTGTGGACTTCGTCGCGGACCATCCATTTGCCTTCTTCGTGGTGGAGGAAGTGTCTGGTGCTATCCTCTTTGCTGGACATGTCCTTGACCCTACGCAATCTTAG
- the LOC136483062 gene encoding mitochondrial ATP-independent inner membrane protease subunit 1a-like — translation MSGFVRRLGGVPWRSIAGDALSRVFLVAQAYCAVHVVDQHLCSLAIVRGPSMLPAMNLAGDVVAVDRVSARLGRVAPGDVVLMISPEDPLKSVAKRVVGMGGDSVTYLVDPGSSDASKTVVVPQGHVWVQGDNVYASRDSRQFGAVPYGLITGKIFCRVWPLEGFGPIDSNQS, via the exons atgtcgGGCTTCGTTCGCCGTCTCGGGGGCGTCCCGTGGCGGAGCATCGCGGGGGACGCCCTCTCCCGCGTGTTCCTGGTGGCGCAGGCCTACTGCGCCGTCCACGTCGTCGACCAGCACCTCTGCTCGCTCGCCATCGTGCGGGGCCCCAGCATGCTGCCGGCCATGAACCTGGCGGGCGACGTGGTGGCGGTGGACAGGGTCAGCGCGAGGCTCGGCCGGGTCGCGCCCGGGGACGTCGTGCTGATGATCTCCCCCGAGGACCCGCTCAAGTCGGTCGCCAAGCGCGTCGTCGGGATGGGAGGGGACTCCGTCACCTACCTCGTCGATCCCGGCAGCAGCGACGCCTCCAAAACCGTCGTG GTACCACAAGGTCATGTTTGGGTGCAGGGCGATAATGTTTATGCTTCTAGGGATTCAAGGCAATTTGGAGCCGTGCCTTATGGTCTCATTACAGGGAAGATCTTTTGCCGG GTTTGGCCGCTGGAGGGCTTTGGTCCAATTGATTCAAACCAGTCTTAA
- the LOC136483063 gene encoding serpin-Z6B-like yields MVEQAIPTSPQAGGPRVSYASALWHDSTRTLKPAYRDVAAMSFRSVVRAVDFLTKPEETVTQINSWVAESTNNLISIVELH; encoded by the exons ATGGTGGAGCAGGCCATCCCGACGAGCCCGCAGGCGGGCGGCCCGCGCGTGTCCTACGCGTCCGCCCTGTGGCACGACTCCACGCGGACGCTGAAGCCGGCGTACCGCGACGTCGCCGCCATGTCCTTCAGGTCCGTCGTGCGCGCCGTCGACTTCCTCACCAAG CCAGAGGAAACAGTGACCCAGATCAACAGTTGGGTGGCGGAGTCGACGAACAACCTGATCTCCATCGTTGAGCTACATTGA